A DNA window from Acetilactobacillus jinshanensis contains the following coding sequences:
- a CDS encoding aldo/keto reductase gives MIDFHGVKIPAIGMGTWHMGSDPGLYDQQKATLQYGLHHGATVIDTAEQYGSGDSEKIVGDAMKGFPRQKIFLISKFLPYHATKHAMADALDRSLERLGTDYLDLYLYHWPGGTPLAEVVNNMEAMKKSGKIRHWGVSNFDLSDMKELLSVPGGHDVMANEDLYNIGSRGLDYEVLPWQRKHGIPLIAYAPVDQADTRGNGIIKNTTLEKVASEHHANAFQIMLAWVVRDDHTLAIPQTDSQKHMQENIDAAKIKLTDDDLKALDKAFPKPTHKQLLDII, from the coding sequence ATGATCGATTTTCACGGTGTAAAGATTCCCGCAATTGGAATGGGGACCTGGCATATGGGTAGTGATCCCGGTTTATATGATCAGCAGAAAGCAACTCTGCAGTATGGCTTACATCATGGTGCCACGGTAATTGACACGGCTGAACAGTACGGTAGCGGTGATTCAGAAAAGATCGTTGGTGATGCCATGAAAGGCTTTCCACGCCAGAAGATTTTTCTAATCTCTAAATTTTTACCGTACCACGCCACTAAACATGCCATGGCTGATGCTTTAGATCGTAGTCTTGAACGGTTAGGAACCGATTATTTAGACCTATATTTATATCACTGGCCAGGTGGCACTCCATTAGCTGAAGTCGTTAATAATATGGAAGCCATGAAAAAATCGGGTAAAATCCGTCACTGGGGCGTTTCTAACTTTGATCTCAGTGATATGAAAGAACTGTTAAGCGTTCCTGGTGGTCATGACGTTATGGCTAACGAAGATTTATATAACATTGGATCCCGTGGCCTAGATTATGAAGTCTTACCCTGGCAACGCAAACACGGAATCCCATTGATTGCTTATGCACCGGTTGATCAAGCGGATACCCGTGGAAACGGGATTATTAAGAACACAACTTTAGAAAAAGTTGCTTCTGAACATCATGCCAACGCATTTCAAATTATGTTAGCCTGGGTCGTTCGTGACGATCATACTCTAGCAATTCCACAAACCGATAGTCAAAAACACATGCAGGAAAATATTGATGCAGCCAAAATCAAATTGACTGACGATGACTTAAAGGCTTTAGATAAAGCATTTCCTAAGCCAACCCATAAGCAACTGTTAGACATTATTTAA
- a CDS encoding tyrosine-protein phosphatase — protein MANHRLLNIKHGFNYRDVGGYPTYDGRITKWHRVVRAGNLAHLDLNEQRYLKEYGVVCDVDLRSEGEVNRNPDRVPHGVKYYFNPIHGNKRPPKITDLKVRFSNDPTLSHRHMMLMYRHMIDSHHSRHYYRRLFKFFLKFGKKGAVLLHCSQGKDRTGMGVAMLLLTLGVDIKTVKQDYLISEKEMVPYVKLKQDKYRKYNVNDNFMDNVKSLYTVSSDYFDSAMDEVQKKYSTWYRFEHKYLRLNDRKIVKLRRLYLIDPR, from the coding sequence ATGGCAAATCATCGTCTGTTAAATATTAAACATGGATTCAATTATCGAGATGTCGGTGGTTACCCCACCTATGATGGTCGAATTACCAAATGGCACCGTGTCGTTCGAGCCGGTAATTTGGCACATTTAGATTTAAATGAACAGCGATACTTAAAAGAATACGGCGTTGTCTGTGACGTTGACCTACGATCAGAAGGTGAAGTCAATCGTAACCCCGATCGGGTTCCCCATGGCGTTAAATATTACTTTAACCCGATCCACGGCAACAAGCGCCCACCTAAAATTACGGATCTTAAGGTTAGATTCTCTAACGATCCAACCTTGAGTCATCGACACATGATGCTCATGTATCGGCACATGATCGATAGTCATCATTCTCGTCACTATTACCGTCGATTATTCAAGTTCTTCCTTAAGTTTGGTAAAAAAGGCGCTGTCTTACTTCATTGTTCGCAAGGCAAAGACCGAACCGGCATGGGTGTTGCCATGTTATTATTAACGTTAGGTGTTGATATAAAGACCGTTAAGCAGGATTACCTGATCTCCGAAAAAGAAATGGTCCCCTACGTTAAACTTAAGCAGGATAAGTACCGTAAATATAACGTTAACGACAATTTCATGGATAACGTTAAATCCCTGTATACCGTTTCCAGTGACTACTTTGATTCTGCAATGGATGAAGTTCAGAAGAAATACAGTACCTGGTACCGGTTTGAACATAAATACCTACGTTTAAACGACCGTAAAATCGTTAAGTTACGGAGATTATATCTAATCGATCCACGATAA